A region of Granulibacter bethesdensis DNA encodes the following proteins:
- the mreC gene encoding rod shape-determining protein MreC produces the protein MIRLSVPVRQALARLTLPVLMAAAFALMLLGKVDVRLAEQARTTAADLLAPIYAALDAPISAIRTVFDNVRHVTTLSQDNAVLREENQRLRRWQAVALALDDENAMLKAQLHWLPDPPAPYVTARVVADAGGIYARSVLLSTGPHASGGGGFVRKGEIALDDRGLVGRVNEVGNRSARILLITDMNSRIPVSLDKSQARAILVGTNGTRPRLLYYPDNAQPMEGERVVTSAEANAFPANLPVGIVHYNANHVPEVQPFADLSRLEAVRIFDYGLHGILPPDAKVTRVEPRQKSSARVH, from the coding sequence TTGATCCGTTTATCCGTTCCCGTCCGGCAGGCTCTGGCGCGGCTGACTTTGCCGGTGTTGATGGCTGCCGCTTTTGCCCTGATGCTGCTTGGCAAGGTTGATGTCAGGCTGGCAGAGCAGGCCCGTACGACAGCGGCGGATCTTCTGGCTCCGATCTATGCCGCGCTTGATGCGCCGATCAGTGCTATCCGTACAGTTTTTGACAATGTGCGGCATGTGACCACCCTGTCCCAGGACAATGCCGTGCTGCGTGAGGAAAATCAGCGCTTGCGCCGGTGGCAGGCGGTAGCATTGGCGCTGGATGACGAAAACGCCATGCTCAAGGCACAGCTTCACTGGCTGCCGGATCCACCCGCCCCCTATGTGACGGCAAGGGTTGTCGCTGATGCCGGCGGTATTTACGCACGCTCCGTGCTTCTATCAACCGGACCGCATGCGTCTGGTGGCGGAGGATTCGTACGGAAAGGTGAAATTGCTCTGGATGATCGCGGTCTTGTCGGACGCGTGAATGAGGTTGGTAACAGAAGTGCGCGTATTCTGCTGATCACCGATATGAACAGCCGGATACCGGTTTCTCTGGATAAAAGTCAGGCCCGCGCTATTCTGGTTGGCACCAATGGTACAAGGCCACGTCTGCTCTATTATCCTGACAATGCACAGCCGATGGAGGGGGAGCGGGTGGTGACGAGCGCCGAAGCCAATGCTTTTCCGGCCAATCTGCCTGTCGGGATCGTTCACTACAATGCCAATCATGTGCCCGAAGTACAGCCCTTTGCCGACCTGTCGAGGCTGGAGGCGGTGCGTATTTTCGATTACGGCCTGCATGGTATCCTGCCACCGGATGCGAAGGTGACGCGGGTGGAGCCGCGCCAGAAATCCTCCGCCCGGGTGCATTAA
- a CDS encoding cell envelope biogenesis protein OmpA, with product MRMIATVALLMALASGLAACGRDMGTRALSGGAIGAGGGALMGAATGGNAGVGALIGGLGGAAVGAATTPQGRRY from the coding sequence ATGCGTATGATTGCAACCGTTGCCCTTCTCATGGCGCTGGCAAGCGGATTAGCCGCATGTGGCCGCGATATGGGGACCCGCGCATTGAGCGGCGGTGCCATTGGTGCTGGTGGGGGAGCCCTGATGGGTGCGGCCACTGGGGGCAATGCCGGTGTTGGTGCGCTGATCGGTGGGTTAGGCGGTGCTGCTGTCGGCGCGGCCACTACGCCGCAGGGCCGCCGCTACTGA
- a CDS encoding rod shape-determining protein, producing the protein MFSRLLGVMSADMAIDLGTANTLVYVKGRGIVLAEPSVVAIAEARGRKQVLAVGEEAKNMLGRTPGNIQAIRPLRDGVIADFEVAEEMIKHFIRKVHSRSRFASPLIIVCVPSGSTAVERRAIQESAESAGARRVLLIEEPMAAAIGAGLPVTEPSGSMIVDIGGGTTEVAVISLGGIVYARSVRVGGDKMDEAIINYIRRNHNLLIGESSAERIKMDIGAASVPWDDDDGPWRQVKGRDLMNGVPREVVVSQRQIAESLIEPVTAIVEAVKVALENTPPELAADIVDKGIMLTGGGALLNRLDQVLRDATGLPVAVAEDPLQCVALGTGRALEEMKRLRNVLTTMY; encoded by the coding sequence ATGTTTTCTCGCCTCCTTGGCGTCATGTCAGCAGACATGGCCATTGATCTTGGGACTGCCAACACGCTGGTTTACGTCAAGGGCAGGGGCATTGTGCTTGCCGAGCCGAGTGTGGTCGCCATTGCCGAGGCCCGCGGGCGCAAGCAGGTGCTGGCAGTTGGTGAGGAGGCCAAGAACATGCTGGGCCGCACCCCCGGCAATATTCAGGCGATCCGTCCCCTGCGTGATGGCGTGATCGCCGATTTCGAGGTGGCGGAGGAAATGATCAAGCATTTCATTCGCAAGGTGCATAGCCGCAGCCGCTTTGCCTCTCCTCTGATCATTGTTTGCGTGCCATCGGGCTCCACCGCGGTGGAGCGTCGGGCTATTCAGGAAAGTGCCGAGAGCGCCGGGGCGCGTCGTGTGCTGCTGATCGAGGAGCCCATGGCGGCAGCCATCGGTGCCGGTCTACCGGTGACCGAGCCTTCCGGTAGCATGATCGTTGATATCGGTGGTGGCACGACCGAGGTTGCAGTGATCTCGTTGGGCGGGATCGTCTATGCGCGCTCGGTCCGGGTCGGTGGCGACAAGATGGATGAGGCGATCATCAATTACATCCGCCGGAATCATAACCTTCTGATTGGTGAAAGCTCGGCCGAGCGGATCAAGATGGATATCGGCGCCGCCAGTGTGCCATGGGACGATGATGACGGACCGTGGCGGCAGGTAAAGGGCCGCGATCTGATGAATGGTGTGCCGCGTGAAGTGGTGGTCAGCCAGCGCCAGATTGCTGAAAGCCTGATCGAGCCGGTGACGGCGATTGTGGAGGCAGTCAAGGTGGCGCTGGAAAACACGCCGCCGGAACTTGCGGCCGATATTGTCGATAAGGGTATTATGCTGACAGGCGGCGGCGCGCTGCTGAACCGCCTGGATCAGGTATTGAGAGATGCGACCGGGCTGCCAGTGGCGGTTGCTGAGGATCCTCTGCAATGTGTGGCGCTGGGAACAGGCCGGGCGCTGGAGGAGATGAAGCGGCTTCGCAATGTGCTGACAACGATGTATTAA
- the rodA gene encoding rod shape-determining protein RodA: protein MGVYERRLLNDRSAAFVNKLWRINWFFVLLLCLLAGAGYIALYAAGGGAGPYADKHLIRFAIGMVMMLAIAMTDIRIICRFAWPAYFFALGLLVLVARMGHIGKGAQRWIELGPLQLQPSELMKLFLVLALASWFRKASWEQVGRPMFLIVPTLAVLAPAALILKEPNLGTAVITAIVGGSVFMTAGVRLWKFALILGAAAGIAPFAYHHLHEYQRQRIITFLNPESDPLGAGYNIIQSKIGLGSGGMWGQGILDGTRGNLALLPEKQTDFIFTVFSEQFGFMGGAALLGLLCLIVLSGMATAIRCRHQFGRLLALGLSVNFFMYIVVNVAMVMGAIPVGGVPLPLVSHGGSAMLCAMLGFGLLISVHVHRDVEFEDNRDEFLPTPRFM, encoded by the coding sequence ATGGGGGTTTATGAGCGCCGCCTGCTGAATGACCGTTCAGCAGCGTTCGTCAATAAACTCTGGCGGATCAACTGGTTTTTTGTGTTGTTGCTCTGCCTGTTGGCCGGGGCGGGATATATCGCCCTTTATGCTGCGGGGGGCGGGGCTGGGCCTTATGCCGACAAGCATTTGATCCGTTTTGCAATAGGTATGGTGATGATGCTGGCCATTGCGATGACGGATATCCGTATTATCTGCCGTTTCGCGTGGCCTGCCTATTTTTTTGCTTTGGGATTGCTGGTACTGGTGGCCCGTATGGGGCATATCGGCAAAGGTGCCCAAAGATGGATCGAGTTGGGGCCATTGCAGCTTCAGCCCAGTGAGCTGATGAAGTTGTTTCTGGTCCTCGCCCTTGCTTCCTGGTTCCGCAAGGCGTCATGGGAGCAGGTGGGGCGGCCCATGTTTCTGATCGTCCCTACCCTTGCGGTGCTTGCTCCGGCAGCCCTCATCCTGAAGGAGCCGAATCTCGGGACCGCTGTGATCACGGCTATCGTGGGTGGCTCTGTTTTTATGACGGCAGGGGTGAGGCTGTGGAAATTTGCCCTGATTCTTGGGGCGGCGGCTGGTATCGCACCTTTTGCGTATCATCACCTGCATGAGTATCAGCGCCAGCGCATCATCACCTTCCTGAACCCCGAAAGCGATCCGTTGGGGGCTGGCTATAACATTATCCAGTCAAAAATCGGTCTTGGTTCAGGTGGTATGTGGGGACAAGGCATTCTGGATGGCACCAGGGGCAATCTTGCTCTGCTGCCGGAAAAGCAGACTGACTTTATCTTTACAGTATTTTCGGAACAGTTCGGCTTTATGGGTGGTGCCGCTCTGCTTGGTCTCCTGTGTCTGATCGTGTTGAGTGGCATGGCAACTGCTATCCGCTGCCGTCACCAGTTCGGGCGGTTGCTGGCTTTGGGATTATCGGTCAATTTTTTCATGTATATCGTGGTCAATGTCGCAATGGTCATGGGCGCGATCCCGGTCGGAGGGGTGCCGTTGCCACTGGTATCGCATGGCGGTTCCGCGATGCTGTGCGCGATGCTTGGGTTCGGACTGCTGATATCAGTCCATGTCCATCGTGATGTTGAGTTTGAAGATAACAGGGATGAATTTCTGCCTACTCCACGGTTTATGTAG
- a CDS encoding S24 family peptidase, whose protein sequence is MENMYSDIHATKDILYRDDDMNAGSNFLQVRERSDRLRQIMKELGGNNILSKKSGVPVGNLNRYIAGQEMKVSALVALAQACGVSVEWLATGKGKKNTSPDESPTADLALGDVISLPYFDKEVASKYEYLNDNQRIAPKSYLFERQFVESCFRGTNGLVIFNVLADNMTPTIYKDDNLVIDTNESVVYDGVYAVVINEIINIKRIKSKHNNNFILSNDNILYNSSDIEVKNIGYNRKENCFIFGRVVSIIRAF, encoded by the coding sequence ATGGAAAATATGTATTCAGATATTCATGCAACGAAAGACATTCTGTATCGGGATGATGATATGAATGCTGGAAGTAATTTTCTGCAGGTGCGAGAAAGATCCGATCGATTACGACAGATCATGAAAGAGCTTGGCGGTAATAATATACTGTCAAAGAAATCGGGTGTACCAGTTGGTAACCTTAATCGCTATATCGCTGGACAGGAGATGAAAGTCAGCGCCCTCGTGGCTTTGGCTCAAGCATGTGGTGTCAGTGTTGAATGGCTTGCGACAGGGAAAGGTAAAAAAAATACCTCTCCGGATGAAAGTCCGACTGCTGATCTTGCTTTAGGTGATGTTATTAGTCTTCCTTATTTTGATAAGGAAGTTGCAAGTAAATATGAATATTTAAACGATAATCAGAGAATTGCTCCTAAAAGCTATCTTTTTGAGCGGCAGTTTGTGGAGAGTTGTTTCAGGGGAACCAATGGGCTGGTCATATTTAATGTCCTGGCTGACAATATGACTCCCACAATTTATAAGGACGATAATCTGGTTATTGATACGAATGAGTCAGTGGTTTATGACGGTGTTTATGCTGTCGTTATTAATGAAATTATAAATATAAAGCGTATTAAATCAAAGCATAATAATAATTTTATACTGAGTAATGATAATATTTTATATAATTCTTCTGATATAGAGGTTAAAAATATAGGATATAATAGGAAAGAAAACTGCTTCATATTTGGAAGGGTTGTTTCTATTATTAGGGCATTCTAG
- the mrdA gene encoding penicillin-binding protein 2 has protein sequence MKREIKRSGVFTRRALALAGLQVGVIGTLAAKLYQVQVVQGQRYALLAKTNHISERLIAPPRGHMLDRFGRPVATNRLHWLATLVTEETEDPDATLDNFHRLIPLDDHDRARIARDIRRHRRFIPVVIKDYLSWEEMALIEVNAPDLPGIAIDVGTTRVYPYGETLAHVVGYVAPPSEHDMGDDPILALPGVRIGRAGLEKFHDQSLRGRAGAMQLEVSAVGRVIRELDRQEGMPGSEIGLTIDAELQRSVIARLGDESASAVVLDAKNGEVLAMATNPSFDPSLFDHGVSQDQWKEWTRNRRAPLINKAVAGIYSPGSTFKMCVAMAGMESQLIGAGDRVFCPGYIDVGTARFHCWSKYGHGSVDMHQALKFSCDVYFYEVARRVGMDRIANVANRMGLGVELGIELPNAKRGLIPTRAWRAGKGHPWNVGDTIVAGIGQGYIQVTPLQLATYTARLATGRAVQPHLTRSVGGTIGSGTRPEDWPALDISQAALKAVRGGMFAVVNEQHGTAPLARLPLPVQMAGKTGSTQVRRVSRELRERGNFKSENLPWEFRPHALFVAYAPYDDPQYALAVVVEHGNAGAQAAAPVARDIMMDVLSRDPANKKPDQTIAEKG, from the coding sequence ATGAAGCGGGAAATCAAACGCAGCGGCGTCTTTACGCGACGGGCTTTGGCCCTGGCCGGGCTGCAGGTCGGTGTGATCGGCACGCTTGCGGCCAAGCTGTATCAGGTGCAGGTCGTACAGGGGCAACGCTATGCGCTGCTGGCCAAAACCAACCACATCAGCGAGCGCCTGATCGCGCCTCCGCGTGGTCATATGCTGGATCGTTTCGGCAGGCCGGTTGCCACCAACAGGCTGCATTGGCTGGCGACGCTGGTGACGGAGGAAACCGAAGATCCGGATGCCACACTGGATAATTTCCACCGGCTGATCCCACTGGATGATCATGACCGCGCCCGCATAGCCCGCGATATACGTCGTCATCGCCGCTTTATCCCTGTTGTTATCAAGGACTACCTCAGCTGGGAAGAAATGGCGCTGATTGAGGTGAATGCGCCTGATCTGCCCGGGATTGCGATTGATGTCGGCACGACCCGCGTTTACCCCTACGGTGAGACGCTGGCGCATGTCGTCGGATATGTTGCCCCACCCAGCGAGCACGATATGGGTGATGATCCGATCCTCGCTTTGCCGGGGGTGCGGATTGGCCGGGCCGGGCTAGAGAAATTTCACGATCAGTCGCTTCGTGGTCGTGCCGGGGCGATGCAGTTGGAAGTCAGTGCCGTCGGACGTGTGATCCGGGAACTGGACCGGCAGGAAGGCATGCCCGGCAGCGAGATCGGCCTTACGATTGACGCTGAATTACAACGCTCTGTCATAGCGCGCCTGGGGGATGAAAGTGCCAGTGCCGTGGTGCTGGATGCGAAAAACGGGGAGGTGCTGGCCATGGCCACCAATCCTTCCTTTGATCCATCCCTCTTCGATCATGGCGTTTCTCAGGACCAATGGAAGGAATGGACCCGCAACCGCCGTGCGCCGTTGATCAACAAGGCGGTGGCCGGGATCTACTCGCCCGGATCGACCTTCAAGATGTGTGTGGCGATGGCGGGTATGGAGTCCCAGCTTATCGGGGCTGGAGACCGGGTATTCTGCCCCGGCTATATTGATGTCGGGACGGCACGCTTCCATTGCTGGTCCAAATATGGCCATGGCTCGGTCGATATGCATCAGGCACTGAAGTTTTCGTGTGATGTCTATTTTTATGAGGTCGCGCGTCGGGTCGGGATGGACCGTATTGCCAATGTGGCAAATCGGATGGGTTTGGGAGTTGAGCTGGGGATCGAGCTGCCAAATGCCAAGCGAGGACTGATTCCCACCCGTGCATGGCGGGCAGGAAAAGGACATCCCTGGAATGTCGGTGATACCATCGTGGCCGGGATCGGGCAGGGCTATATTCAGGTAACGCCTCTGCAACTGGCGACTTATACGGCTCGTCTCGCCACCGGTCGGGCTGTGCAGCCTCATCTGACCAGAAGTGTCGGTGGTACGATAGGAAGCGGCACCAGACCCGAGGATTGGCCGGCGCTCGATATTTCTCAGGCTGCCCTGAAAGCGGTGCGGGGGGGAATGTTCGCGGTCGTGAATGAGCAGCATGGTACCGCGCCACTGGCACGCCTTCCTCTGCCGGTGCAGATGGCTGGTAAAACTGGCTCTACGCAGGTCCGTCGCGTTTCCCGTGAATTGCGTGAGCGCGGGAATTTTAAATCAGAGAATCTGCCATGGGAATTCAGGCCGCATGCGCTGTTCGTCGCATATGCGCCTTATGATGATCCTCAGTATGCATTGGCGGTCGTGGTGGAGCATGGCAATGCAGGTGCCCAGGCTGCTGCTCCGGTGGCGAGGGATATCATGATGGATGTGCTTTCACGCGATCCGGCCAATAAAAAACCTGACCAGACAATCGCGGAGAAAGGATAA
- a CDS encoding 2-isopropylmalate synthase has translation MTISHPSFGDIDDSRIIIFDTTLRDGEQSPGFSMNLDEKLRMADMLAELGVDVIEAGFPVASPGDWESVNAIAAKFAKDGPVVAGLARTGGRDDIVRAGEAIRPAARRRIHNFISTSPLHMKYKLRMEPETVLELIVQGNEQARRFTDDVEWSAEDGSRTEPEFLCRCVEAAIKAGATTINIPDTVGYATPEDMERIFRMLKERVPGAEKVIFSAHNHDDLGLAVANTIASIRGGARQVECTINGIGERAGNAALEEIAMTLRTRHDVLPYSSGLVTENILRTSKLLATITGFDVQPNKAIVGRNAFAHESGIHQDGVLKNAATYEIMTPESVGWTKSSLVMGKHSGRAAFRDKLKALGYGELGENALNDAFRRFKEVADRKKVIYDDDIVALVDDEVNRSHERIGFVSVEVRAGSRGPATAVVELDVDGEIKQADAQGDGPVDAIFNAIGMIFTHDVEVKLYSVGAVTDGADAQARVTVRLEENGKMVDGQGADTDTMVASTRAYVHALNKLLVKRDRREPEALTA, from the coding sequence ATGACCATCAGCCACCCCAGTTTCGGTGATATTGACGATAGCCGGATCATTATTTTTGACACGACACTCCGCGACGGGGAGCAATCCCCCGGTTTCTCCATGAATCTGGATGAGAAACTGCGTATGGCCGACATGCTGGCGGAGCTGGGAGTGGACGTGATTGAAGCCGGTTTCCCGGTTGCTTCCCCCGGCGACTGGGAAAGCGTGAATGCCATTGCGGCAAAATTTGCCAAGGATGGTCCCGTTGTTGCCGGTCTGGCCCGCACAGGCGGCCGCGATGATATCGTACGGGCGGGAGAGGCGATTCGGCCTGCGGCCCGGCGTCGCATCCATAACTTTATCAGCACTTCACCCCTGCATATGAAATACAAGCTGCGGATGGAGCCAGAAACGGTTCTGGAGCTGATCGTTCAGGGTAATGAGCAGGCGCGTCGTTTTACAGACGATGTGGAATGGTCTGCCGAAGATGGCAGCCGGACAGAGCCCGAGTTCCTGTGCCGCTGTGTGGAGGCCGCCATCAAGGCTGGCGCCACCACCATCAATATTCCTGATACTGTCGGGTATGCCACGCCGGAGGATATGGAACGCATTTTCCGTATGCTGAAGGAGCGGGTTCCGGGGGCGGAGAAGGTGATTTTTTCGGCTCACAACCATGATGATCTGGGGTTGGCTGTGGCCAACACGATCGCTTCGATCAGGGGTGGGGCGCGTCAGGTGGAGTGCACCATCAACGGCATTGGCGAGCGTGCGGGCAATGCTGCGCTGGAAGAAATCGCCATGACCCTGCGTACCCGTCATGACGTGTTACCCTATTCCAGTGGCCTGGTGACGGAAAACATTCTGCGTACCTCTAAACTGCTGGCCACCATTACCGGTTTTGATGTGCAGCCGAACAAGGCGATTGTTGGTCGAAACGCTTTCGCGCATGAAAGCGGCATCCATCAGGATGGTGTGCTCAAAAATGCCGCGACCTATGAGATCATGACGCCGGAGAGCGTGGGCTGGACCAAATCCTCGCTGGTCATGGGCAAGCATTCTGGCCGTGCGGCCTTCCGCGACAAGCTGAAGGCGCTGGGCTATGGGGAGCTGGGTGAAAATGCCCTGAACGACGCTTTCCGACGCTTCAAGGAAGTCGCCGACCGTAAGAAAGTCATCTATGACGATGACATCGTTGCCCTGGTGGACGATGAGGTGAATCGCAGCCATGAGCGCATCGGTTTTGTCTCTGTCGAGGTGCGGGCAGGTTCCCGCGGTCCGGCTACAGCGGTGGTTGAGCTGGATGTGGATGGAGAAATAAAGCAGGCCGATGCGCAGGGTGATGGCCCTGTCGATGCGATTTTCAACGCAATCGGCATGATCTTTACGCATGATGTGGAGGTCAAGCTCTACTCCGTCGGTGCCGTGACTGACGGTGCCGATGCGCAGGCCCGCGTGACTGTGCGGCTGGAGGAAAATGGGAAGATGGTGGACGGGCAGGGGGCTGATACCGATACGATGGTAGCTTCCACACGTGCCTATGTTCATGCACTCAACAAGCTCCTGGTCAAGCGTGACCGGCGGGAGCCTGAGGCTTTGACGGCATGA